The following proteins are encoded in a genomic region of Hymenobacter siberiensis:
- a CDS encoding IS4 family transposase: MKQHFAAKITTLLQQAPFVGHLSRQKFVGQFILGLIKSRNVQFGEVAQHLNDAAKPASNETRIQDFFREVDLNYVLVARILLSLLPAQGKLRLCLDRTEWDFGQCQVNILLVTVGTGEVHVPLYWHLLDNRSGNSNAADRIAVLEKCLALLGKDRIGLVVGDREFVGHAWFKWLKDNGLNFVMRLPKHHCLTHADGRRQAVADLGLVPGQVRRFAHVQVDGVWGQVWVKAVAADAFVFLFATAGLNHLEQLYAKRWTIEQCFQNLKGRGFNLEATHLRCFQKLRKLVALVSLAYAFCLGVGAAAHGGRQPIARKNHGYRAASLSRHGLNLLRQLARPLTLPEDPLARLVETLLNWITRQLAKNQLLKIVG; encoded by the coding sequence GTGAAGCAACACTTCGCCGCTAAAATTACGACGCTTTTGCAGCAGGCCCCGTTTGTGGGCCACTTGTCCCGCCAAAAGTTTGTGGGCCAGTTTATTCTTGGCCTGATAAAGAGCCGCAACGTGCAATTCGGCGAGGTGGCCCAGCACCTCAATGACGCGGCCAAGCCCGCCTCGAACGAAACGCGCATTCAGGACTTTTTCCGCGAAGTAGACCTCAATTACGTACTGGTGGCCAGGATTTTACTGAGTTTGTTGCCTGCGCAGGGCAAGCTGCGCTTATGCCTCGACCGCACGGAGTGGGACTTCGGCCAGTGCCAAGTGAACATCCTGCTCGTCACCGTCGGCACGGGCGAGGTCCACGTGCCCCTTTATTGGCACCTGCTCGACAACCGCAGCGGCAACTCCAACGCCGCCGACCGCATCGCGGTGCTCGAAAAGTGCCTGGCCTTGCTGGGCAAAGACCGCATCGGCCTGGTCGTGGGCGACCGGGAATTTGTCGGCCATGCGTGGTTCAAGTGGCTCAAAGACAATGGGCTTAATTTTGTCATGCGCCTGCCCAAGCACCACTGCCTGACCCACGCCGACGGCCGGCGGCAGGCCGTGGCCGACCTGGGCCTGGTGCCGGGGCAGGTGCGCCGCTTCGCCCACGTGCAGGTCGACGGAGTCTGGGGGCAGGTCTGGGTCAAGGCCGTGGCGGCGGACGCGTTTGTCTTCCTGTTTGCCACGGCCGGTCTGAACCACCTCGAGCAACTCTATGCCAAGCGCTGGACGATTGAGCAATGCTTTCAAAATCTGAAAGGGCGGGGCTTTAACCTGGAAGCCACCCACTTGCGCTGTTTCCAAAAGCTGCGCAAGCTCGTGGCCCTGGTCAGCCTGGCCTACGCGTTTTGTCTGGGCGTGGGCGCGGCCGCCCACGGCGGCCGCCAGCCCATTGCCCGCAAAAACCACGGCTACCGGGCCGCCAGCCTGAGCCGCCACGGCCTCAATCTGCTCCGCCAACTCGCCCGCCCGCTGACCCTGCCCGAGGACCCATTGGCCCGCTTGGTTGAAACGCTACTGAACTGGATTACGAGGCAACTTGCTAAAAATCAATTACTAAAAATAGTAGGGTAG
- a CDS encoding LTA synthase family protein, protein MLPSPAIRLLLRRFALLLAVYTLLRLGFYGLNLVTFRGIGPGAVAAAFVHGLRFDVAALLWLNLLLVLPSLLMPVASRRGQQWLRGLFVLLNVPGILLNIIDWEYFKFIGRRLSNEWNTIGHDIAQQAGQIGLHYWYLAIPLAGLVYLLWRLCPMPTRAELAAPAGRGRWVQRGMEFLLVVGLVVLGLRGGWQLKPLRTGIAFEQQPAVLGHLALNSAFTVLKSFDEVQIDRVNYFPTTTALRPALNAAPLPARAAAPTPPDNVVLLLLESFGSEYTGVENGGQVSFTPFFDSLAVAPGARLMRENYANGRRSIEALPAVLSGLPSLMDEPFITSSFQTAELHGLGEILGRHGYNTAMYHAGSNGTMGFDMFAGIAGMQHYYGLNEYPGGAGSPDYDGHWGIFDEPYLQYLNRRLTATKQPFMATVFTLSAHEPFSLPAKYQGKFSVGTQPIHPTIAYADMALRRFFAAASREPWYAHTLFVLTADHTSQSDRAGYQNPLGVHKTPLLFFRPGPPLPAANPHRITQQVDVPASVLDVLGLAQEQPALLPFGASVFDPAASGRAIFRDGDSYFLVHSDFVTELTNKNEVRLYPYQTHFIPNEPVANPDPALVQQYGDELRANVQFYVNGLLDNRLYK, encoded by the coding sequence TTGCTTCCCTCTCCCGCCATCCGCCTGCTGCTGCGTCGCTTTGCGCTGCTGCTGGCCGTTTATACGCTGCTCCGCCTGGGTTTTTACGGCCTCAACCTGGTCACGTTCCGGGGAATTGGACCGGGGGCGGTGGCGGCGGCTTTCGTGCACGGGCTGCGGTTTGATGTGGCCGCGCTGCTGTGGCTTAACCTGCTGCTGGTGCTGCCTTCGCTGCTGATGCCGGTAGCATCGCGGCGCGGGCAGCAGTGGCTGCGCGGCCTGTTTGTGCTGCTAAACGTGCCGGGCATCCTACTCAATATCATTGACTGGGAATACTTTAAGTTCATTGGGCGGCGGCTGAGCAACGAGTGGAACACCATTGGCCACGACATTGCCCAACAGGCCGGGCAGATTGGCCTGCACTACTGGTACCTGGCCATTCCGCTGGCGGGGCTGGTGTATTTGCTGTGGCGCTTGTGCCCCATGCCCACGCGGGCCGAGCTGGCGGCACCGGCCGGCCGCGGGCGCTGGGTGCAGCGCGGCATGGAGTTTCTGCTGGTGGTGGGCCTGGTGGTGCTGGGCCTGCGCGGCGGCTGGCAGCTGAAGCCGCTGCGCACCGGCATTGCCTTCGAGCAGCAGCCCGCCGTGCTCGGCCACCTGGCCCTGAACAGCGCGTTCACGGTCCTGAAATCATTTGATGAAGTGCAGATTGACCGGGTGAACTATTTTCCCACCACCACGGCGCTGCGGCCGGCCCTGAATGCTGCCCCGCTACCCGCCCGCGCCGCCGCCCCCACCCCGCCCGACAACGTGGTGCTGCTGCTGCTGGAAAGCTTCGGCTCGGAATACACCGGCGTGGAAAACGGGGGCCAGGTTAGCTTCACGCCCTTTTTCGATTCGCTGGCGGTGGCTCCCGGGGCGCGGCTCATGCGGGAGAACTACGCCAACGGCCGCCGCTCCATCGAGGCGCTGCCGGCCGTGCTCTCGGGTCTGCCTTCGCTCATGGATGAGCCGTTTATCACCTCCAGCTTTCAGACGGCGGAGCTGCACGGGCTGGGCGAAATTCTGGGCCGCCACGGCTACAACACGGCCATGTACCACGCCGGCTCCAACGGCACCATGGGCTTCGATATGTTTGCCGGCATTGCCGGCATGCAGCACTACTACGGCCTGAATGAATACCCCGGCGGGGCCGGCAGCCCCGACTACGACGGCCACTGGGGCATTTTTGATGAGCCCTACCTGCAGTATCTCAACCGCCGGCTCACAGCCACCAAACAGCCGTTTATGGCCACGGTGTTCACGCTCAGCGCGCACGAGCCGTTCTCGCTGCCCGCCAAGTACCAGGGCAAATTTTCGGTGGGCACGCAGCCCATCCACCCCACCATTGCCTACGCGGATATGGCGTTGCGGCGCTTTTTTGCGGCGGCCAGCCGCGAGCCGTGGTACGCGCACACGCTGTTCGTGCTCACGGCCGACCACACATCGCAGTCGGACCGCGCCGGCTACCAGAACCCGCTGGGCGTGCACAAAACGCCACTGCTATTTTTCCGGCCCGGCCCGCCGCTGCCGGCCGCCAACCCGCACCGCATCACGCAGCAGGTAGATGTGCCCGCCTCAGTGCTCGACGTGCTGGGCCTGGCGCAGGAGCAGCCGGCCCTGCTGCCCTTCGGTGCGTCGGTGTTCGACCCCGCCGCTTCGGGCCGCGCCATATTCCGCGACGGCGATTCGTACTTCCTCGTGCATTCTGACTTCGTGACCGAGCTCACCAACAAGAATGAAGTGCGCCTCTACCCCTACCAGACCCATTTTATTCCCAATGAACCCGTTGCCAACCCCGACCCGGCCCTGGTTCAACAATACGGTGATGAGTTGCGGGCCAACGTGCAGTTCTACGTGAACGGGCTGCTGGATAACAGGCTTTATAAATAG
- the ald gene encoding alanine dehydrogenase produces the protein MIIGVPKEIKNNENRVGLTPAGVAELRKHGHNVLVQSTAGEGSGFSDEEYTSAGATMLPTIADVYGQAEMIIKVKEPIAEEYPLIKENQLLFTYFHFASGEELTHAMIERKAICLAYETVELSNRALPLLIPMSEVAGRMAPQEGAKYLEKPLKGRGILLGGVPGVKPAHVLVLGAGIVGTQAAKVAAGLGAQVTIMDINLNRLRELDDFMPKNVVTQYSNEYNIREAIKTADLIVGAVLIPGAKAPHLITRDMLKTMRPGTVVVDVAVDQGGCIETCHPTTHENPTFIIDDVVHYCVANMPGAVPYTSTLALTNATLPYAVKLANQGWQEACRRDEALRLGLNVVHGEVVYKGVADAWGLPLVNVETVLELAAV, from the coding sequence ATGATTATTGGCGTTCCTAAGGAGATTAAAAATAACGAAAACCGCGTGGGCCTCACGCCCGCCGGCGTAGCCGAGCTGCGCAAGCACGGCCACAACGTGCTGGTGCAAAGCACTGCCGGCGAAGGCTCGGGCTTCTCGGACGAGGAGTACACTTCGGCCGGTGCGACCATGCTGCCCACCATTGCCGACGTGTACGGGCAAGCGGAGATGATTATCAAAGTGAAGGAGCCGATTGCGGAAGAGTATCCGCTCATCAAGGAGAACCAGCTGCTGTTCACCTACTTCCACTTCGCCAGCGGCGAGGAGCTGACCCACGCCATGATTGAGCGCAAGGCTATTTGCCTGGCTTATGAGACGGTGGAGCTCAGCAACCGTGCCCTGCCCCTGCTCATTCCGATGAGCGAAGTGGCCGGCCGCATGGCCCCCCAGGAAGGTGCCAAGTACCTGGAGAAACCCCTGAAAGGCCGTGGCATTCTGCTCGGCGGCGTGCCCGGCGTGAAGCCGGCGCACGTACTCGTGCTCGGGGCCGGTATCGTGGGTACGCAGGCGGCCAAAGTAGCCGCCGGCCTCGGTGCCCAGGTTACCATCATGGACATCAACCTGAACCGTCTGCGCGAACTCGACGACTTCATGCCCAAGAATGTGGTGACGCAGTACTCAAACGAGTACAACATCCGCGAAGCCATCAAAACTGCCGACCTGATTGTGGGCGCGGTGCTGATTCCCGGCGCGAAGGCTCCGCACCTCATCACCCGCGACATGCTGAAGACCATGCGCCCCGGCACCGTGGTGGTAGACGTGGCCGTGGACCAGGGCGGCTGCATTGAAACCTGCCATCCCACGACCCACGAAAATCCGACCTTCATCATCGACGACGTGGTGCACTACTGCGTGGCCAACATGCCCGGCGCGGTGCCCTACACCAGCACTCTGGCCCTCACCAACGCCACGCTGCCCTACGCCGTGAAACTGGCCAACCAGGGCTGGCAGGAAGCCTGCCGCCGCGACGAGGCCCTGCGCCTCGGCCTGAACGTGGTGCACGGCGAGGTGGTTTACAAAGGCGTGGCCGATGCCTGGGGCCTGCCCCTGGTGAACGTGGAAACCGTGCTGGAACTGGCGGCTGTTTGA
- a CDS encoding VOC family protein, with product MENAVSGAAPAASASYEASAQTRIGHVHLQVTDIDKALGFYRDILGFQVMQRFGNQATFISAGGYHHHIGLNTWNSLGGPPARKHGAGLYHTAILYATRAELAGALRQLAAANYPITGSADHGVSEAIYLDDPDGNGVELYWDRPRAQWPLAANGEVQMYTRALDLNALLATA from the coding sequence ATGGAAAACGCAGTTTCCGGTGCCGCTCCCGCAGCCAGCGCCTCTTACGAAGCATCGGCGCAGACGCGCATCGGCCACGTTCACCTGCAGGTAACGGACATTGACAAAGCCCTGGGTTTTTACCGCGACATTCTGGGCTTCCAGGTCATGCAGCGGTTTGGCAACCAGGCGACTTTTATTTCGGCCGGGGGCTACCACCACCACATTGGGCTCAATACCTGGAACAGCCTGGGTGGGCCGCCCGCCCGCAAGCACGGCGCGGGGCTGTACCACACGGCCATTCTGTACGCCACGCGGGCCGAGCTGGCGGGCGCGCTCCGGCAGCTGGCAGCGGCCAATTACCCCATCACCGGCTCGGCCGACCACGGCGTGTCGGAAGCCATTTACCTCGACGACCCCGATGGCAACGGCGTGGAGCTGTACTGGGACCGGCCGCGCGCGCAGTGGCCCCTGGCCGCCAACGGCGAAGTGCAGATGTACACCCGCGCCCTCGACCTGAATGCGCTGCTGGCAACCGCGTAG
- a CDS encoding DUF1573 domain-containing protein gives MKKFLTICLLALAGAAHAQGVMQFTTDGHDFGNVPEGTMATHEFKFKNTGNQPVIISNVQASCGCTTPDWTKTPVLPGKMGVIKAMYSSAGRPGVFNKTVTVTSNATEASKVLSIKGTVLTKDQIKPTLTPAQLAASPHLILDQSAHDFGKMEAGQQPTARFTVKNTGKTELVLGALSSGCYCVGYKNNPAPIAPGQSAMVELLYSQRQLGQVSDVVTITSNDVSGDAKITLKANIVRDLSGNSMVKESGTAVPFK, from the coding sequence ATGAAGAAATTCCTTACTATTTGCCTGCTGGCCCTGGCCGGCGCGGCCCACGCCCAGGGCGTGATGCAGTTCACGACCGACGGCCACGACTTCGGCAACGTGCCCGAGGGCACAATGGCCACCCACGAGTTCAAGTTTAAAAACACCGGCAATCAGCCCGTTATCATTTCCAACGTGCAGGCCAGCTGCGGCTGCACCACCCCGGACTGGACCAAAACCCCGGTGCTGCCCGGCAAAATGGGCGTCATCAAAGCCATGTACAGCAGCGCCGGCCGCCCCGGCGTGTTCAACAAAACGGTGACCGTGACCAGCAACGCCACCGAGGCCAGCAAAGTCCTCAGCATCAAAGGTACGGTACTCACCAAAGACCAGATTAAGCCCACACTCACGCCGGCCCAGCTGGCCGCCTCGCCCCACCTGATACTCGACCAAAGCGCCCACGATTTTGGCAAGATGGAAGCCGGCCAGCAGCCCACCGCCCGTTTCACGGTGAAGAACACCGGCAAAACCGAGCTCGTGCTTGGGGCCCTGTCGTCGGGCTGCTACTGCGTGGGCTACAAAAATAACCCCGCCCCCATCGCGCCCGGCCAGAGCGCCATGGTGGAGCTACTATATAGCCAGCGCCAGCTCGGGCAGGTGAGCGACGTCGTCACCATCACGTCCAACGACGTGAGCGGCGACGCCAAAATCACGCTCAAGGCCAATATTGTGCGCGACCTCAGCGGCAACAGCATGGTGAAGGAGAGCGGCACGGCCGTGCCCTTCAAATAA
- a CDS encoding alpha-ketoacid dehydrogenase subunit alpha/beta, with product MSVAETVVPALAAPLTKADFLTDYRLAWESRHASLAGRKEVFMGKAKFGIFGDGKEVPQLAMARAFQDGDFRAGYYRDQTFMAAIGQLTWEQYFSQLYANPDVEAEPATAGRAMNGHFATRMLDEDGNLTDLAHTKNSSADISPTAGQMPRLLGLAYASKLFRQNPELHQFDTLSTNGNEVAFGTIGNASTSEGMFFEALNAAGVLQVPMLVSVWDDHYGISVPAEYQTTKQSISEIMMGLQREGEGQSGFEIYVVRGWDYAGLVDTYQRAAAVCREQHVPVLIHVTELTQPQGHSTSGSHERYKSKDRLTWEEDHDCLHKLREWLLAEGHATELELDEIEKQAAAVIKAARTAAWAAFFDPIKAERDEAVALLEKLVADTGTENTLHEQVEQLKTNPTPIRADIVRTMRRVLRQVRNEKRSFGRRSVQRHLEQLLAENADRYNSNLFSQSELAVGNIEEVAATYAPDAPVVDGREVLQACFDANFQRDPKIFAIGEDVGKIGDVNQAFAGLQDKFGELRVTDTGIRECTIVGQGIGAALRGLRPITEIQYLDYLLYAIQILSDDLACLQYRTKGGQKAPLIVRTRGHRLEGVWHSGSPMQMILGSIRGIHLCVPRNMVQAAGFYNTLLRSDEPAIVIECLNGYRLKEKTPSNVGEFTLPLGRPEVLKKGTDVTVVTYGSMCRIVMDAAKQLADVGISVEVIDVQTLLPFDTDHLIADSLQKTNRVLFTDEDVPGGGTAFMMQQVLDEQQAYRFLDAQPRCLAAQAHRPAYSSDGDYFSKPNAEDVFDTIYEMMSEDAPEQFPAIY from the coding sequence ATGTCCGTAGCCGAAACCGTCGTGCCCGCGCTAGCCGCGCCCCTCACCAAGGCCGACTTTCTCACCGATTACCGCCTGGCCTGGGAAAGCCGCCACGCCTCGCTGGCCGGCCGTAAAGAAGTATTCATGGGCAAAGCCAAGTTTGGTATCTTCGGCGATGGCAAGGAGGTGCCACAGCTGGCCATGGCCCGCGCCTTTCAGGACGGCGATTTCCGCGCCGGCTACTACCGCGACCAGACGTTTATGGCCGCCATTGGCCAGCTCACCTGGGAGCAGTATTTCTCGCAGCTCTATGCCAACCCCGACGTGGAGGCCGAGCCCGCCACGGCCGGCCGCGCCATGAACGGCCACTTCGCCACCCGCATGCTGGATGAGGACGGCAACCTGACCGACCTCGCCCACACCAAGAATTCCTCGGCCGACATCTCGCCCACCGCCGGCCAGATGCCGCGCCTGCTGGGCCTGGCCTACGCCTCCAAGCTGTTCCGCCAGAACCCCGAGCTGCATCAGTTCGACACGCTTTCCACCAACGGCAACGAGGTGGCGTTCGGTACCATCGGTAATGCCAGCACCTCGGAGGGCATGTTTTTTGAGGCCCTGAATGCGGCCGGCGTGCTGCAGGTGCCCATGCTGGTGAGCGTGTGGGACGACCATTACGGCATCTCCGTACCGGCTGAATATCAGACTACCAAGCAGAGCATCAGTGAAATTATGATGGGCTTGCAGCGTGAGGGCGAAGGCCAGTCGGGCTTCGAGATTTACGTAGTGCGCGGCTGGGATTATGCCGGTTTGGTCGATACGTACCAGCGCGCCGCCGCCGTGTGCCGCGAGCAGCACGTGCCCGTGCTCATCCACGTCACCGAGCTCACGCAGCCGCAGGGCCACAGCACCAGCGGCTCGCACGAGCGCTACAAGAGCAAGGACCGCCTGACCTGGGAGGAGGACCACGACTGCCTGCACAAGCTGCGCGAGTGGCTGCTGGCCGAAGGCCACGCCACCGAGCTGGAACTCGACGAAATTGAGAAACAAGCCGCTGCCGTTATCAAAGCCGCCCGCACAGCCGCCTGGGCCGCCTTCTTCGACCCCATCAAAGCAGAGCGCGACGAGGCTGTGGCCCTGCTCGAAAAGCTGGTGGCCGACACCGGCACCGAAAACACGCTGCACGAGCAGGTGGAGCAGCTGAAAACCAACCCCACGCCCATCCGGGCCGACATTGTGCGGACCATGCGCCGCGTGCTGCGCCAGGTGCGCAACGAGAAGCGCAGCTTCGGCCGTCGCTCGGTGCAGCGCCACCTGGAGCAATTGCTGGCCGAAAACGCCGACCGCTACAACTCCAACCTGTTCAGTCAGAGCGAGCTGGCGGTGGGCAACATTGAGGAAGTGGCCGCCACCTACGCGCCCGATGCTCCCGTGGTGGACGGCCGCGAGGTGCTCCAAGCCTGCTTCGACGCCAACTTCCAGCGCGACCCCAAAATCTTCGCCATCGGCGAGGACGTGGGCAAGATTGGTGATGTGAACCAGGCCTTTGCAGGCTTGCAGGACAAGTTTGGCGAGCTGCGCGTGACCGATACCGGCATCCGCGAGTGCACCATTGTGGGGCAGGGGATTGGGGCGGCCCTGCGAGGCCTGCGGCCGATTACCGAAATCCAGTACCTTGATTATCTGCTATATGCCATCCAGATTCTGAGCGACGACCTGGCCTGCCTGCAATACCGCACCAAGGGCGGCCAGAAGGCCCCCCTCATCGTCCGGACGCGGGGGCACCGGCTGGAGGGCGTGTGGCACTCCGGCTCGCCCATGCAGATGATTCTGGGCAGCATCCGGGGCATTCATTTGTGCGTACCGCGCAACATGGTGCAGGCCGCCGGCTTCTACAACACGCTGCTGCGGAGCGACGAGCCCGCCATCGTGATTGAGTGCCTGAATGGCTACCGCCTGAAGGAAAAAACGCCCAGCAACGTGGGCGAATTTACCCTACCGTTGGGCCGCCCCGAGGTGCTGAAAAAAGGCACCGACGTAACGGTGGTCACCTACGGCTCGATGTGCCGCATCGTAATGGACGCCGCCAAGCAGCTGGCCGACGTGGGCATTTCCGTGGAAGTTATCGACGTGCAAACCCTGCTGCCCTTCGACACCGACCACCTCATCGCCGACAGCCTCCAGAAAACCAACCGCGTGCTGTTTACCGATGAGGACGTACCCGGCGGCGGCACCGCCTTTATGATGCAACAGGTGCTGGACGAGCAGCAGGCCTACCGCTTCCTCGACGCGCAGCCGCGCTGCCTGGCCGCGCAGGCCCACCGCCCAGCCTACAGCTCCGACGGCGACTACTTCAGCAAGCCCAACGCCGAAGACGTGTTCGACACCATCTATGAGATGATGAGCGAGGACGCGCCGGAGCAGTTTCCAGCTATCTACTAA
- a CDS encoding acyl-CoA synthetase family protein translates to MSFRSDFLQGLPSVTVATFETAALALFRYQAAHCPPYTAYLAQLGRDQAAVTRLTDIPFLPIEFFKTHEVCTNPAAWEPQELFLSSGTTLQQRSRHLVREPALYRENAARIFEQYYGPLTDWTFLALLPSYLEQGNSSLVAMVDYFAQQSGQAQPAFFLHDHAVLRTALAEAKQEPGRRVMLIGVSYALLDFALEAGPAPELQGLTVLETGGMKGRRREMIREELHAELQQAFGPAGIHSEYGMTELLSQAYSLGDGRFHSPAPLRVLLRDPSDPFSIGGRGDGAVNVIDLANVDSCAFVETKDLARMHPDGSFEVLGRMDNSDVRGCNQMV, encoded by the coding sequence ATGAGTTTCCGTTCTGATTTTTTGCAAGGCTTGCCTTCCGTTACGGTCGCCACCTTTGAGACGGCTGCGCTGGCGCTGTTCCGGTACCAGGCCGCGCACTGCCCGCCCTACACGGCCTACCTCGCGCAACTAGGGCGCGACCAGGCTGCCGTGACCCGGCTGACGGATATTCCGTTCCTGCCCATCGAGTTTTTCAAAACCCACGAAGTCTGCACCAACCCGGCCGCATGGGAGCCGCAGGAGCTGTTTCTGAGCAGCGGCACCACGCTCCAGCAGCGCAGCCGCCACCTCGTGCGCGAGCCGGCCCTGTACCGCGAAAACGCCGCCCGCATCTTCGAACAGTATTACGGCCCGCTCACGGACTGGACGTTTCTGGCGCTGCTGCCGTCGTATCTGGAGCAGGGCAATTCCTCACTGGTGGCGATGGTGGACTATTTCGCGCAGCAATCGGGTCAGGCGCAGCCGGCGTTTTTTCTGCACGACCACGCCGTCCTGCGCACCGCGCTGGCCGAGGCGAAGCAGGAACCCGGCCGCCGCGTAATGCTCATCGGTGTGAGCTACGCGCTGCTGGATTTCGCTCTGGAAGCCGGCCCCGCGCCGGAGCTGCAAGGCCTCACCGTGCTCGAAACCGGCGGCATGAAGGGTCGCCGCCGCGAGATGATTCGGGAAGAGCTGCACGCCGAATTGCAGCAGGCATTTGGGCCGGCCGGCATTCATTCCGAATACGGCATGACGGAATTACTCAGCCAGGCCTATTCGTTGGGCGATGGCCGCTTCCACAGCCCCGCACCGTTGCGGGTGCTGCTGCGCGACCCGTCGGACCCGTTCTCGATTGGCGGTAGGGGTGACGGGGCTGTTAATGTAATTGATTTGGCGAACGTGGATTCCTGCGCCTTTGTCGAGACAAAGGATTTAGCGCGGATGCACCCGGATGGGAGTTTTGAGGTGCTGGGCCGGATGGATAATTCGGATGTTCGCGGGTGTAATCAGATGGTGTAG
- a CDS encoding sigma-54-dependent transcriptional regulator yields MPRILIIDDEKAIRNTLKEILEFENYKVDQAEDGPAGLDLLIQQKYDVVLCDIRMPKMDGLEVLTRAQAMGTDAAFIMVSAHGNIETAVDATKKGAYDFISKPPDLNRLLLTVRNALDRTKLVSETKTLKKKLSVTKGSEMVGSSAALGAVRKAIEKVAPTDARVLITGPNGAGKEMVARQLHELSNRANGPMVEVNCAAIPSELIESELFGHEKGSFTSAVKQRIGKFEQADGGTLFLDEIGDMSLSAQAKVLRALQESKITRVGGEKEISVNVRVLAATNKDLLQEITDKNFREDLYHRLSVILIQVPSLNDRREDIPELIQKFLNDIAADYGNKPKKIDAAALEYLKGLDWRGNIRELRNVVERLVIMSDDTITEGDAKAFAGK; encoded by the coding sequence ATGCCCCGCATCCTTATCATCGACGACGAAAAAGCCATCCGCAACACGCTGAAGGAGATTCTGGAATTTGAAAACTACAAAGTAGACCAGGCCGAAGACGGCCCCGCCGGCCTCGACCTGCTCATCCAGCAAAAATACGACGTGGTGCTCTGCGACATCCGCATGCCCAAAATGGACGGCCTCGAAGTCCTGACCCGCGCCCAGGCCATGGGCACCGACGCCGCCTTCATCATGGTATCGGCCCACGGCAACATCGAAACCGCCGTCGATGCCACCAAAAAAGGGGCCTACGATTTCATTTCCAAGCCCCCGGACCTCAACCGCCTCCTCCTGACGGTGCGCAACGCCCTCGACCGCACCAAGCTCGTCAGCGAAACCAAGACGCTGAAAAAGAAGCTCTCCGTCACGAAAGGCTCGGAAATGGTGGGGTCCTCGGCCGCCCTTGGGGCCGTGCGCAAAGCCATCGAAAAGGTCGCCCCGACGGATGCCCGCGTCCTCATCACCGGCCCCAACGGCGCGGGCAAGGAGATGGTGGCCCGCCAGCTCCACGAGCTCAGCAACCGCGCCAACGGCCCCATGGTGGAAGTAAACTGCGCCGCCATCCCCTCCGAGCTGATTGAGAGCGAGCTGTTCGGTCACGAAAAAGGCTCCTTCACCTCGGCCGTGAAGCAGCGCATCGGCAAGTTTGAGCAGGCCGACGGTGGCACCCTTTTCCTGGACGAAATCGGCGACATGAGCCTCTCGGCCCAGGCCAAGGTGCTACGGGCCTTGCAGGAGAGCAAAATCACCCGCGTGGGCGGCGAAAAAGAAATCTCGGTGAACGTGCGCGTCCTCGCCGCCACCAACAAAGACCTGCTGCAGGAAATCACCGACAAAAATTTCCGCGAAGACCTCTACCACCGCCTCTCCGTCATTCTAATCCAGGTTCCTTCGCTGAATGACCGCCGCGAAGACATCCCGGAATTGATTCAGAAGTTCCTCAACGACATCGCCGCCGACTACGGCAACAAGCCCAAGAAAATCGACGCTGCTGCGCTGGAGTATTTGAAAGGCCTCGACTGGCGCGGCAATATCCGCGAGCTGCGCAACGTGGTGGAACGCTTAGTCATTATGAGCGACGACACGATTACGGAAGGCGACGCGAAGGCATTTGCGGGGAAGTAG